The Humulus lupulus chromosome 4, drHumLupu1.1, whole genome shotgun sequence genome has a window encoding:
- the LOC133829946 gene encoding probable LRR receptor-like serine/threonine-protein kinase At1g56140: MSGGASSLLPIFSIFTIYVLWFVVINASSIRAKNRTQPVTAPSEVRALNSIFEQWMIKANTQQWNISGEPCSGAAVDNSISIKAGSFNPFIKCDCTFNHGSLCHITKLKVYAMNVVGPIPEELWTLTFLSFLSLSHNFLTGSLSPSIRNLTNLQHLHLGINALSGELPKELGLLTELSSLFFLENNFSGPLPPELGNLNKLKILSFPSSGVSGKIPSTFENLRSLKLLYASDNELTGKIPDFIGSWSNLNVLVFQGNSFQGPIPSTFANLTSLVELRLSDISNTSSSLAFIINMKSLSTLELRNNDVIGSIPSNIGELTELKYLDLSFNKLNGQIPDSLFNMNSLRTLFLGNNSLNGTLTRTKSAPLLTIDLSYNNLVGIIPSWVYNQQNLHINLAGNNFVIDNSNNSTLLSGLNCLQKSFPCNRDHPLYYNFGINSGGKQMTSSNGLVYEEDDQPLGPATHFVTSSRRWAVSNVGIFAWTNNLSTSSSQFTSTFDTELFLTARISASSLRYYGLGLENGNYTVKLQFAEIALENSLTWKSTGRRVFDIYIQGNRVIQNFDIKKEAGGISFRAVQKEFKARVSQNYLEIHLFWAGKGTCCIPIVGNYGPSISAISATPDFTPTVSNIPPTLINKKNPPTLSNKKNHTSLIVEITVGAVILSFLSILVAFYVIQRRNKLQMSDDDEFLGMDVKPFTFGYDELKMATNDFDSSNKLGEGGFGAVYKGTLEDGRVIAVKQLSLTSNQGKNQFVAEIATISVVQHRNLVKLYGCCIEGEKRLLVYEYMENKSLDQALFGNQSLILNWSTRFDICLGIARGLAYLHEDSRLRIVHRDVKSSNILLDSDLIPKISDFGLAKLYDDKKTHIITRVAGTIGYLAPEYAMFGHLTEKTDVFAFGVVALEIVTGRPNYYDSSLDEGKTYLLDLAWNLHEEDREIELVDSKLSEFIEEEVRRIIRVAFLCTRTSPSARPSMSKVVAILSGDIDMDTEVSRPGYLVEWKFNDVNSLMSRIAQGTDPTLYSSHTSISMEADAMLSPGDRETHPMLQNRNSD, from the exons ATGTCAGGAGGAGCCTCATCATTACTACCAATCTTTAGTATTTTCACTATCTATGTTCTGTGGTTCGTTGTTATTAATGCTTCTTCAATAAGAGCCAAGAATAGAACTCAGCCCGTTACAGCTCCCTCTGAAG TGAGAGCTTTGAACTCTATCTTTGAGCAATGGATGATAAAGGCCAACACTCAGCAATGGAACATAAGTGGGGAACCATGCAGTGGTGCCGCCGTAGACAACTCCATCAGCATCAAAGCCGGCTCATTCAACCCCTTTATCAAATGCGACTGCACTTTCAACCATGGGTCTCTCTGCCACATTACTAAACT CAAAGTTTATGCAATGAATGTTGTTGGTCCAATTCCAGAAGAGCTATGGACTCTGACCTTCCTCTCCTTTCT GAGTTTGAGCCACAATTTCTTGACAGGTTCTCTTTCTCCATCAATTAGAAATCTCACTAACCTGCAACACTT GCACTTAGGCATAAATGCATTGTCAGGAGAGCTCCCAAAGGAATTGGGACTACTTACTGAGCTATCATCATT GTTTTTTCTAGAAAACAATTTCTCTGGTCCGCTGCCGCCGGAGCTAGGgaatttaaacaaattaaaaatact TAGTTTTCCCAGTTCTGGAGTGAGTGGCAAAATTCCTTCAACATTTGAAAATCTCCGAAGCTTGAAACTATT ATATGCATCAGATAATGAactcacaggcaagatacctgACTTTATAGGAAGTTGGTCAAATCTTAATGTCTT GGTATTTCAAGGAAACTCTTTTCAAGGGCCTATACCATCAACATTTGCGAATCTAACTTCTTTAGTAGAATT GCGGTTGAGTGATATCTCTAATACAAGTTCTTCTCTCGCATTTATCATCAATATGAAGTCTCTATCAACCTT AGAACTGAGGAATAACGATGTTATTGGCTCAATTCCATCGAATATTGGCGAACTCACAGAGTTGAAATATCT GGATTTAAGCTTCAACAAGTTAAATGGGCAGATCCCAGACTCTCTTTTTAACATGAATTCACTTCGAACTTT GTTTCTTGGAAACAATAGCCTAAATGGTACCTTGACTAGGACGAAAAGTGCACCTCTTCTCACTAT AGATCTATCATACAATAATTTAGTGGGGATCATTCCTTCTTGGGTCTACAATCAACAAAATTTACACAT TAACTTGGCTGGCAACAATTTTGTGATAGATAATTCAAACAATAG TACTCTTCTTTCAGGGTTGAACTGCCTTCAGAAAAGTTTCCCATGTAATCGAGACCATCCTCTCT ATTATAACTTTGGGATAAACTCTGGTGGTAAACAAATGACATCTTCTAATGGGCTTGTGTATGAGGAGGATGATCAACCTCTTGGTCCAGCTACTCATTTCGTCACCAGCTCCAGAAGATGGGCAGTGAGCAATGTTGGAATTTTCGCATGGACTAATAATCTTAGCACTTCATCATCTCAATTCACAAGTACTTTTGACACGGAGCTTTTCCTGACTGCAAGGATTTCTGCTTCATCGTTGAGATACTATGGTCTGGGGCTTGAGAATGGTAACTACACTGTCAAACTCCAATTTGCAGAAATTGCTTTGGAAAATTCTCTCACGTGGAAAAGTACTGGCAGACGTGTATTTGATATTTATATCCAA GGAAATCGCGTAATACAGAATTTTGACATAAAAAAAGAGGCAGGTGGGATTTCTTTTAGGGCAGTCCAGAAGGAATTTAAGGCTCGGGTTTCACAGAACTACCTTGAAATCCATCTTTTTTGGGCTGGAAAAGGAACTTGTTGCATACCAATAGTTGGTAATTATGGACCTTCCATTTCAGCAATCAGTGCTACTCCAG ATTTCACACCCACTGTCAGTAACATTCCTCCAACATTAATCAATAAGAAGAATCCTCCAACTTTAAGTAATAAGAAGAATCATACGAGTTTGATTGTGGAGATCACTGTTGGGGCTGTCATCTTAAGCTTTTTGTCTATTTTAGTGGCCTTCTATGTTATCCAGAGAAGAAATAAATTGCAAATGAGTGATGATGACG AGTTCTTAGGTATGGATGTTAAACCATTCACTTTTGGTTATGATGAACTAAAGATGGCCACAAATGATTTCGATTCTTCTAATAAGTTGGGAGAGGGAGGATTCGGAGCTGTCTACAAG GGAACACTTGAAGATGGAAGAGTTATTGCAGTGAAGCAATTGTCTCTGACTTCTAACCAAGGAAAGAACCAGTTTGTGGCTGAAATTGCCACAATATCGGTTGTGCAACATCGTAACCTAGTCAAATTATATGGATGTTGTATTGAGGGAGAGAAACGGCTTCTTGTTTACGAGTATATGGAGAACAAGAGTCTTGATCAAGCATTATTTG GTAACCAAAGCTTGATTCTGAATTGGTCAACACGGTTTGACATTTGCTTGGGCATAGCAAGAGGTCTAGCTTACCTCCATGAAGATTCACGACTTCGAATTGTGCATAGAGATGTCAAATCTAGTAACATTCTTCTTGACTCTGATCTCATTCCCAAAATATCAGACTTTGGTTTGGCCAAATTGTATGATGATAAAAAGACTCATATAATTACAAGAGTAGCAGGAACTAT TGGTTATCTTGCACCTGAATACGCCATGTTTGGTCACCTTACTGAGAAAACAGATGTCTTCGCTTTTGGAGTAGTGGCATTAGAAATCGTTACTGGCAGACCAAATTATTATGACTCAAGCTTAGATGAAGGAAAGACCTATCTTCTTGACTTG GCTTGGAATCTACATGAAGAAGACCGTGAAATCGAACTGGTTGATTCAAAACTATCAGAATTCATTGAGGAAGAAGTGAGAAGAATCATACGAGTAGCTTTTTTATGCACTCGAACATCACCTTCAGCTCGACCATCGATGTCCAAAGTGGTGGCAATTCTTTCAGGAGATATTGATATGGACACTGAGGTTTCAAGGCCTGGTTACTTGGTTGAGTGGAAATTCAACGATGTCAACAGCTTAATGAGTCGGATTGCACAAGGGACTGATCCTACCTTATATTCATCCCATACAAGTATAAGCATGGAGGCAGATGCAATGCTATCACCAGGCGATAGGGAAACTCATCCAATGCTTCAAAACAGAAATAGTGATTGA